Genomic window (Pirellulaceae bacterium):
CGTTGCGCAGCTGCGAAGGATCTACGATCGGATCGTTCGAGATCGAGAGTCGTCAGGCAAGGGGCTCGGAGGCACGCGGCACGCGGCCTAGTTTCGATGGGGCGGACCCGTCTAGACTTTTGGGTGAGACTTTTTAAGGCGGATAGACGCGAGCTGTTTTTTGCCCAATGACAGACGAGACGTCAGCCTGTTTGAAGTCATTGGCGTTGGCGACCATCCGGCGGGCTCTGTTCGTTCGTGGACCGAAGACCGCCATTTTGCGTCGAGGTTGCTGCCTTCCTGCAGTGAGTGCAGCAACCTGAGGCTCGTGGGCTGACGTGAAATCAATGCTTCCGGACACGAACGGCTAGTTGGAATGGCTATCGAGCACGTTGCGAATGCGATTCCACGGTTCATGCTCACGGGCCCAAGCTAAAGCCCAGGCGTCCGGCGACGCGAGTTCTCGAAGCATGTTCTCGAGCTCGTCGATTCTGCGCTGCAGCCGATCGACAACATCATCGTCGGAAGGGCCTTTGCAATCCGCCTCAGATAACTCCGAAAGAAGCGATTCGAGCTGGGAAATCCGTTCGATCTGCTTTTCCAGTGCGTCGTTATCGGTTCTCGTGGTATCCCTCGCGACAGGTACCGCTGTTTTATTTTGCGAGGAAATCATCCCAGCTTGGGTGTCGGATATCGGCATTGGTATGCCTCCCTTCTCAAAGACGAGATATTCTGAATCACGACTACCTTGTCGTTTTCACAGACCGGCTCTGATAATCAGAAACCGGCGAAACCACCACCTGATGGGGGGAACGCCTCATGCGTCTATCAAACAACGCGTCAAATGAGTGAGTGCCCCGCCAAATATAGCTTGCTACTCTGGAGAAGGCCTATTCACGATTCCTGATTCTCGCAATTCTTCCGAAGGCTCGTCAATAGAGATTTGGCGGTGGTGCGGGTTGGTTCAATTGTAATAAGTCGGGCTTTTGGGCCACGTCAAAACCATGTCGAGGAGCGGTACTTGGGTCGGCGGGAGTGGGTTCGTTCCGTTTGCGATTCGGAGTCACCAGTGGCGGGGGCATCGGTGCTGCCTTCGGCGCGGTGACTTCTGAGGGCGGCGTAGGGAGGGCGATAGGGATTCTTGCGGACTTTGGGGGAGTTCGTTCGGTATTGACCTTGCAGAAAGATAGCTGGCCATGAGAGATACTCTCGCAGCAGGTTGGACGACACGCCCGGTAGCAACCTAGGCGATATCCGCATCCGTATTGCCCCACTAGCAAGATGCCGAAAATCAGCAGGAGATTGAAACGTTGCATGAGTTCGCCCTTTCGTACTCGGAAACTCAGGGAGGTGCGATCTGTGTGTTGACTACAACCGATCTGTTTCGTGAGATGGTGTTGAATGTTTCGATTGGCAGTTTGAGTTTCATTGATGCATCACATGGGAGACTATCGACAGTGACAAAAAGGTTCATCGGCGCAACTGTTGCGAGCTTGTCAACAAAATCATCTGAACATGCATAACCAGACACGCTCGCGCCGGTAGAATAAAAACGAATCGGACGAGTGTCGATTGTGCTAAAACCGATTTGAGTCGTTCATTAGGGAGGATCAAACTCTTCGATATTCGTGGGGAAAAACGAATGACTGTCTTTAGCTCCAAAATCCTTTCGATCCTTATAATCGGATCCTCTCCGAGGCTGCCGAATTCGCGGTCTCCTGATAGAACCTGATTTGCGCTGGATTTCAGCTTTGCGTGGGAATTCTATTGGAGCCGACCGAATCCAATAAATGAGAGTGGCGCGCAACGATTGGCTTGAGGATTAGGTGAAAGAATAGCCCGCAGGGCATCGGCCAGAAACTTTTCATTTGGGTTGGAAGGTGACGTTTTCGACTGCTCGGTGTTGTACAGGATGCCAGTCGGCCCCGATTCCTTCCGGTCGATCGCTTTATCTAAAACCACATCGCTGTTAGAGGCTGCGATAGGGTTCTCCGCGACCATAGAGAGTGAGACGACTTCGTAGTCGTCCTGATAACGGAAGATTGCCCGACCGTTCTGCGATCTCGATTGCTCGCTTGCTGACTCCGATGGCTTGAGAAAAGTCACCCGCTTCGGCCAGGCTGGCTGCGAGGGTATCGAGTAAACCCGGGTTGTTGTTTTGCGTGAGTTTGGCAGCATGAGTTGCCATTTTGACTGCCATTTGACCGTTGCGAATATCATCGCGGGGATTTGTTGCCAGCTGCCATGCGAAATTATTTAACGCAATAAGATCGTTGGGGTTTACTTGTAAGGCTTGCCGATACTGATCGAGACCATCCTTGAGCTTACCGTCTTCAATTAATTGATCGCCTAGCCAGACGAGTATTTTTGAAAAATCACTATGCGTCTTGAGTGTTTCAAGGTGAGTTTGCGTAAAGGCCAAGACGTCCTCGGTAAACCCTCGCGTCAGAAGGTCTCGCGGTAAATCGAGCGAGGCTCGATTTGATGGGGAGCGGTTCCATTTGCCTGTGAATCTTGCCGCATAGGCTTTCCAATCGCTGGGGGAATCAGCGAGGTGTTGGACATCAGCGAGTATCTGCTGACTGTCAACCGGGCCGTGGTAAATCGCAGCCAGTTGGCCAGCTTGGTTGAAAAGGAGGCTGGTCGGTACGGGAATGTCGGCCTTTACGTTGAAATTGAGGTCGCGTATCAATCCGACACGGGTAAATAGTTCATCGGTGGCCAGCCCGGCGTCGAAGGGGAATTTAAGTTCCTGCAGGATTTTTTGGCTTGCAGGCCGCTTACCTGAGCGCGGCGCGGCGCCGTCCGTTGCCAGGACAAGAATATTGATTTTGGCCGCCCGGATTGCTTCAGCGTTTTGTGTCAACTCTTCCAGTTCAGCGAGGCAGGGGAGGCAGGTGGTTGACCAGAGGTTCACCAGCAACGGGCCCTGTACGGCGGGATCAATGATGCGTGTCTTTCCGTCGAACTGTCGGTAGGGTAGCCGAGTTGCTGGAATGGGATTGGAAAGTAAGATTCTGGCGCGGGGAGTCTCACTCGGGACGGGTTGATCTGTGGCTTGAATCTTCAGCTGTCGCTCTTGGCGGTGATCGGCGATCGCGGATGACTCTCCTTGTATCAGATGGTATCGCTGATCAGGCTGGAGTTTCGTAAACATCTGCGTTTCACCGCCGGGCCATCGTACTTCGACGTCAATTGGCGTCTCGTTGTCGCCAAGGCCAAAATGAAGCCACTTGCTTGACTGCGAGAGGAAGCCTTCACCTGCTCGCAAAGTTTTGAGGAGCGGTTTTTCGCCGAGTTGTATCCGAACGGTCGCACCGATGGCGTCGCGGTTGCATTTCACCCCTTTGAGCCGGAGGCTGATAAAATGATGTTGCGTGGGGGTTTGGTTGCTGAGGAACCGAACTCGAGGAGCCGTCCGATTGCTGGTCCAAATATCAAGATCCCCATCGCCGTCCCAATCGCACACCGCCATACCTCGTGCGTCATCGGTGAAATCAAAACCGATGATCGATGCGATATTGGCGAAACGCTTGCCTTGGGTGTTCAGGAATGCGCAGTTGGCTTCTCGACCGCTCAGACTTCCACCTTGGCTCATCAGCTCATTTAGGCTTTTGAGGTTGCGACGATAGACTGATTCCGGATTGATTGCTGCTGAGAATTGTTCCTCGGAAACGGGCGAACGCGACACGACCTGTCGCCACAGCAGGCTTCACATGTCGTCGGTCGACTCGCCGGTAATAAAGCCGTTGGTGACTAATAGGTCTTCCCAGCTGTCGTTGTTGATATCCACAAATTGAGACGCCCAGCTCCATCGTCCCATGGTGACGCCCGCTTCGACGCTCACATCTTCAAAGCGGTTGTTACCGAGGTTTCGGAATAGCGAATTCCCTCGGGCCAAATGTTGGAATTTGGCCCGAGTTTCTTCGTCGTATTGTGACTTGAAACGGGGCTGGAAGGTGACTCGATTACCAGCTGCTGA
Coding sequences:
- a CDS encoding ASPIC/UnbV domain-containing protein, translated to MSRSPVSEEQFSAAINPESVYRRNLKSLNELMSQGGSLSGREANCAFLNTQGKRFANIASIIGFDFTDDARGMAVCDWDGDGDLDIWTSNRTAPRVRFLSNQTPTQHHFISLRLKGVKCNRDAIGATVRIQLGEKPLLKTLRAGEGFLSQSSKWLHFGLGDNETPIDVEVRWPGGETQMFTKLQPDQRYHLIQGESSAIADHRQERQLKIQATDQPVPSETPRARILLSNPIPATRLPYRQFDGKTRIIDPAVQGPLLVNLWSTTCLPCLAELEELTQNAEAIRAAKINILVLATDGAAPRSGKRPASQKILQELKFPFDAGLATDELFTRVGLIRDLNFNVKADIPVPTSLLFNQAGQLAAIYHGPVDSQQILADVQHLADSPSDWKAYAARFTGKWNRSPSNRASLDLPRDLLTRGFTEDVLAFTQTHLETLKTHSDFSKILVWLGDQLIEDGKLKDGLDQYRQALQVNPNDLIALNNFAWQLATNPRDDIRNGQMAVKMATHAAKLTQNNNPGLLDTLAASLAEAGDFSQAIGVSKRAIEIAERSGNLPLSGRLRSRLTLYGRGEPYRSL